The proteins below come from a single Haladaptatus paucihalophilus DX253 genomic window:
- a CDS encoding DUF7405 family protein, with the protein MSESTRGIPRREFMKAAVAIGGSAALSACLDRGGMPDVPKGPSDLSTLPERQHAWNRFLATDDHGNNVAARHKILLFLNYRGDGTPTDAERETVERSLRSLERAYKRGHDGLLFSIGYSPSYFERFGATDVLPKPKALASFEDPKLDEQDAVVQLESDHPQLVLAAEEALLGNRDELNGVDVSGVTDVFEKADRRTGFVGDGLPADHQDVNGIPDSNPVPEDAPLYMGFKSGFKKNQASEDRITIQDGPFAGGTTQHISNIELHLDQWYEQDSRDQRVGKMFCPVHAEEGKVEGVGNNLGDSSEMTDECIDHVEDHARERGMVGHSQKAAGARKDDSPVILRRDFDSTDGGKAGLHFVAFQRTIEDFESTRTAMNGDDLAGNSSVGQRLNNGILQYMTVTRRGNFLVPPRSLRSLPTPNPT; encoded by the coding sequence ATGAGCGAATCGACGCGAGGAATCCCCCGGCGCGAGTTCATGAAAGCGGCCGTCGCCATCGGCGGGTCGGCGGCGCTGTCGGCCTGTCTCGACCGGGGCGGAATGCCGGACGTACCGAAGGGACCGTCCGACCTCTCGACGCTCCCGGAGCGACAGCACGCGTGGAATCGGTTTCTCGCCACGGACGACCACGGCAACAACGTGGCCGCCCGTCACAAAATCCTGCTCTTCCTGAACTACCGTGGCGACGGCACGCCGACCGACGCCGAGCGTGAGACGGTCGAACGGTCGCTTCGGAGCCTCGAACGCGCCTACAAGCGCGGCCACGACGGGTTGTTGTTCTCCATCGGCTACTCGCCGTCGTACTTCGAACGGTTCGGCGCGACGGACGTGCTCCCGAAACCCAAGGCGCTCGCGTCGTTCGAGGACCCGAAACTGGACGAACAGGACGCCGTGGTGCAACTCGAAAGCGACCATCCACAGCTCGTCCTCGCGGCCGAGGAGGCGCTCCTCGGAAACCGCGACGAACTGAACGGCGTGGACGTGAGCGGCGTCACGGACGTGTTCGAGAAGGCGGACCGACGGACGGGATTCGTCGGGGACGGCCTGCCCGCTGACCATCAGGACGTGAACGGGATTCCCGACTCGAACCCCGTCCCGGAAGACGCGCCGCTCTACATGGGGTTCAAGTCCGGCTTCAAGAAGAATCAGGCGAGCGAGGACCGAATCACGATTCAGGACGGACCGTTCGCGGGCGGGACCACCCAACACATCTCCAACATCGAACTGCACCTCGACCAGTGGTACGAACAGGACAGCCGCGACCAGCGCGTCGGCAAGATGTTCTGTCCGGTGCACGCCGAGGAGGGGAAAGTCGAAGGCGTCGGGAACAATCTCGGCGATTCGAGCGAGATGACGGACGAGTGTATCGACCACGTGGAGGACCACGCCCGAGAGCGCGGCATGGTCGGCCACTCCCAGAAGGCCGCCGGAGCTCGAAAGGACGACTCACCGGTCATCCTCCGACGGGACTTCGACTCGACGGACGGCGGCAAGGCGGGTCTCCACTTCGTCGCCTTCCAGCGCACCATCGAGGACTTCGAATCGACGCGCACCGCCATGAACGGCGACGACCTCGCCGGAAACTCCTCCGTGGGTCAACGGCTGAACAACGGCATCCTCCAGTACATGACCGTGACTCGACGCGGAAACTTCCTCGTCCCGCCGCGCTCGCTTCGCTCGCTTCCGACGCCGAACCCGACATAA
- a CDS encoding helicase HerA domain-containing protein, with protein sequence MDNEQQLPVGHLVADDTEVAIPVVEILTGRGFVTGKSGSGKSNTASVVVEQLLDAGYPVAIIDADGEYYGLKEEYELLHVGADEECDIQVGAEHAEKVASLALEQNVPIIIDVSGYLDEDEADALIRETARHLFAKEKKLKKPFLLVVEECHEYIPEGGGMGETGKMLIKVGKRGRKHGLGIMGISQRPADVKKDFITQANWLVWHRLTWENDTKVVSRIVGSEYGEEVPNLNAGEAFVQTDWTDSGIRRVQFNRKRTFDAGATPGLDDFERPELKSVSDALMEDLEGITELQEQEHDRVAELESRLERKQERIAELENELQTARDVSNAARKMANALAHGDLGGPEEFEERLREKNERIRELRERVEELENEQTELRSFGEWNRDIEDIGEPESRDDHDDYDDFESVESDAPTDADGTDTAESDESTVESAESSEPTDERLETTDGTATAGKTWGANDSEGRKSPDDKGSIEAYQRALRERGRRLGGAVSNDSVSETASLVELANADPVAVRIDAARRESLCNEDHTWDIVETLATDGPMTVHEIAAAVTASVEQIQSLLTELRNRSLVTRNDDRQYGLDRREMISIITDPDERAHHSELHSQWRD encoded by the coding sequence ATGGACAACGAACAACAACTGCCGGTCGGTCATCTCGTCGCCGACGACACCGAAGTGGCGATTCCGGTCGTCGAAATCCTGACAGGACGGGGATTCGTCACCGGAAAGTCGGGAAGCGGGAAGTCGAACACGGCGTCCGTCGTCGTCGAGCAACTGCTGGACGCCGGCTATCCGGTGGCCATCATCGACGCGGACGGCGAGTACTACGGCCTGAAAGAGGAGTACGAACTCCTCCACGTCGGCGCTGACGAGGAGTGTGACATCCAAGTCGGCGCGGAACACGCCGAGAAGGTCGCGTCGCTGGCGCTCGAACAGAACGTCCCCATCATCATCGACGTGTCGGGATATCTGGACGAGGACGAGGCCGACGCGCTCATCCGCGAGACGGCGCGCCACTTGTTCGCCAAGGAGAAGAAGCTGAAAAAGCCGTTCCTGCTGGTGGTCGAGGAGTGCCACGAGTACATCCCGGAGGGCGGCGGGATGGGCGAGACGGGCAAGATGCTCATCAAGGTCGGCAAGCGCGGGCGGAAACACGGACTCGGAATCATGGGCATCAGCCAGCGCCCGGCCGACGTGAAAAAGGACTTCATCACGCAGGCGAACTGGCTGGTCTGGCACCGCCTGACGTGGGAAAACGACACGAAAGTCGTCAGCCGAATCGTCGGCAGCGAGTACGGCGAGGAGGTTCCAAACCTGAACGCCGGGGAGGCCTTCGTGCAGACGGACTGGACCGACAGCGGAATTCGACGCGTGCAGTTCAACCGCAAACGGACGTTCGACGCGGGCGCGACGCCGGGATTGGACGACTTCGAGCGACCGGAGCTCAAATCCGTCAGCGACGCGCTGATGGAGGATTTGGAGGGAATCACGGAACTACAGGAACAAGAACACGACCGCGTTGCCGAACTCGAAAGCCGACTGGAGCGCAAGCAGGAACGAATCGCCGAGTTGGAAAACGAGCTGCAGACGGCGCGAGACGTGTCAAACGCGGCGCGAAAGATGGCGAACGCTCTCGCCCACGGCGACCTCGGCGGCCCCGAGGAGTTCGAGGAACGACTCCGGGAGAAAAACGAGCGAATCCGGGAGCTCAGAGAGCGCGTCGAGGAACTGGAGAACGAGCAGACGGAACTCCGCTCGTTCGGCGAGTGGAACCGCGATATCGAGGACATCGGGGAACCGGAGAGCCGAGACGACCACGACGATTACGATGACTTCGAATCGGTCGAATCGGATGCGCCGACCGACGCCGACGGAACGGACACCGCCGAATCCGACGAGTCTACCGTCGAATCCGCCGAATCCTCCGAACCCACCGACGAACGTCTCGAAACCACCGACGGAACCGCGACGGCGGGGAAGACGTGGGGAGCGAACGATTCGGAGGGACGGAAAAGCCCGGACGACAAAGGCTCGATAGAGGCCTACCAACGGGCGCTTCGGGAGCGCGGGCGGCGACTCGGGGGCGCCGTCTCGAACGATTCGGTTTCCGAAACCGCCTCGCTCGTGGAGTTAGCGAACGCGGACCCCGTTGCGGTACGAATCGACGCTGCACGACGTGAATCGTTGTGCAACGAGGACCACACGTGGGATATCGTCGAGACGCTCGCAACGGACGGACCGATGACCGTCCACGAAATCGCGGCCGCGGTAACGGCGTCCGTCGAACAGATTCAAAGCCTTCTGACGGAGCTGCGAAATCGGTCACTCGTCACGCGCAACGACGACCGTCAGTACGGCCTCGACAGGAGGGAGATGATTTCCATCATCACCGACCCCGACGAGCGGGCACATCACAGCGAGCTTCACTCGCAGTGGCGAGATTAG
- a CDS encoding NAD(P)/FAD-dependent oxidoreductase translates to MKRIAVVGGGVAGFGVALVAGDDADVTVFERNERVGGRAATHERAGCVYDVGANYVKSDDERVSRVVRELGDGLVETDGPVWTFDADGEISEGRDEETPKWTYRNGLGTLGKRLCEASGATVRTDTRIAGLRRDDAWYVEDDDGDEYGPWDALVLTPPAPITASLLDLAAWDDEARRELREHVGHVPYRPILSVALHYSFDIERPYYALVNADKEHEVGWVARESCKPGHVPDGESLLVVQMAPDWSATHYDDDDFEVATAVADRAADLLSEHSLAAPDWYDVIRWRDALPDDGADRNVLRQGAAADLFFAGDWVAGEGRVHRALASGLETGDEISD, encoded by the coding sequence GTGAAACGCATCGCCGTCGTCGGCGGCGGTGTCGCCGGGTTCGGCGTCGCGCTCGTCGCCGGTGACGACGCGGACGTGACGGTTTTCGAGCGCAACGAGCGCGTCGGTGGCCGCGCCGCGACGCACGAGCGGGCGGGCTGCGTCTACGACGTCGGCGCGAACTACGTCAAAAGCGACGACGAGCGCGTCTCCCGGGTCGTTCGGGAACTCGGGGACGGCTTGGTCGAAACCGACGGTCCCGTCTGGACGTTCGACGCTGACGGCGAGATTTCCGAAGGGCGCGACGAGGAGACGCCGAAGTGGACGTATCGGAACGGCCTCGGGACGCTCGGGAAGCGGTTGTGCGAGGCCAGCGGCGCGACGGTCAGGACCGACACCCGTATCGCCGGTCTTCGCCGTGACGACGCGTGGTACGTCGAGGACGACGACGGCGACGAGTACGGGCCGTGGGACGCGCTCGTGCTCACCCCGCCAGCGCCGATAACGGCGTCCCTCCTCGACCTCGCGGCGTGGGACGACGAGGCGCGTCGGGAACTCCGCGAGCACGTGGGTCACGTGCCCTACCGTCCGATACTCTCCGTCGCGCTGCACTACTCGTTCGACATCGAGCGACCGTACTACGCGCTGGTGAACGCGGACAAAGAACACGAAGTCGGATGGGTGGCGCGCGAATCCTGCAAGCCGGGTCACGTCCCGGACGGCGAGAGTCTGCTCGTCGTGCAGATGGCCCCCGACTGGTCGGCGACCCACTACGATGACGACGATTTCGAGGTCGCCACCGCGGTCGCGGACCGGGCGGCCGACCTCCTCTCCGAACACTCGCTCGCGGCACCGGACTGGTACGACGTGATTCGCTGGCGGGATGCGCTCCCGGACGACGGGGCCGACAGGAACGTGCTTCGACAGGGAGCCGCGGCGGACCTCTTTTTCGCCGGCGATTGGGTGGCTGGAGAGGGTCGAGTCCACCGCGCGCTGGCGAGCGGACTCGAAACGGGCGACGAGATTTCGGACTGA
- a CDS encoding winged helix-turn-helix transcriptional regulator produces MNSSRHRTVVVLTALLLVATVPLGFVVSASAGEPMHHATPAQPESNAPTLDSPVPVGPYGRPTSQSVFAAAEYADIDEAPGSTTVRSYSRYDGSNPLENSTRAKIYDAIADEPGLSLSALSERTEIPRSTVRYHVRILQEEGLVETTTVRGKRRVHPAGDENPELAASLSDDSTATLLETVARDGPASVSDLADALDRTPGTVSYHLERLADDGLVERERAGNAVVTTLADDVAAAMDTGNAIDAD; encoded by the coding sequence ATGAATTCCTCCCGTCATCGAACAGTCGTGGTGTTGACTGCCTTGCTTCTCGTCGCGACCGTCCCCCTCGGGTTCGTCGTCTCAGCGAGTGCGGGCGAGCCGATGCACCACGCGACACCAGCACAGCCGGAGTCGAACGCGCCGACGCTCGATTCGCCGGTTCCCGTCGGTCCCTACGGCCGACCCACGTCGCAAAGCGTCTTCGCGGCGGCGGAGTACGCCGACATCGACGAGGCACCCGGTTCGACCACCGTTCGGAGCTACAGCCGATACGACGGGTCGAATCCCCTCGAAAACTCGACCCGGGCGAAGATATACGACGCTATCGCAGATGAACCCGGACTCTCCCTCTCGGCGTTGAGCGAGCGGACCGAAATCCCCCGCTCGACGGTTCGATACCACGTTCGAATCCTCCAAGAGGAGGGGTTGGTCGAGACGACCACGGTCCGCGGGAAACGTCGCGTGCATCCGGCCGGGGACGAGAACCCCGAGCTAGCCGCCTCGCTCTCGGATGATTCGACGGCGACCCTGCTCGAAACGGTGGCCCGCGACGGTCCCGCGAGCGTCTCCGACCTCGCGGACGCGCTCGACCGAACGCCGGGAACCGTCTCGTATCACTTGGAGCGCCTCGCCGACGACGGACTCGTCGAGCGGGAACGTGCTGGGAACGCGGTCGTCACGACGCTCGCCGACGACGTTGCGGCCGCCATGGATACCGGGAACGCCATCGACGCCGACTGA
- a CDS encoding helix-turn-helix transcriptional regulator: MSDSGNSEIVVTAVKRADTLHALAGRSLTRAELQDEIDVSRTTTHRIVRELADKTLIRRVGGTYELTPLGRIVAREVEHLQDTVTAAEKLGALLPSLDRTDIDVELLADATITVQESGDPYRPVRRFVSLLRDSGTLRGFDTTTIAPMYVDEIRDSILDGMRTEIIYLPPVIDQILDDHHDATEAAIESGQLDLYIHDELPFGLAIFDDRVGVGGYDETGVLRVFADTDSPQVRSWAESLYEEYHDKATSIREHDNWAG; the protein is encoded by the coding sequence ATGAGTGACAGTGGGAACTCGGAAATCGTCGTCACCGCTGTCAAGCGGGCGGATACGTTGCACGCGTTGGCGGGGCGGTCGCTGACGCGTGCGGAGCTACAGGACGAAATCGACGTGTCACGGACTACGACACATCGAATCGTCCGGGAGCTGGCAGATAAAACGCTCATCCGTCGCGTCGGTGGCACGTACGAACTCACCCCCTTGGGTCGAATCGTGGCTCGGGAAGTCGAACACTTGCAGGACACAGTTACCGCCGCGGAGAAGTTAGGGGCGCTGTTGCCGTCCCTCGACCGAACCGACATCGACGTCGAACTGCTCGCCGACGCGACCATCACGGTCCAGGAGTCGGGCGACCCGTACCGGCCGGTCCGCCGTTTCGTCTCTCTGTTACGCGACTCCGGGACGCTCCGCGGGTTCGATACGACCACCATCGCGCCGATGTACGTGGACGAGATCCGCGACAGCATCCTCGACGGCATGCGAACCGAGATCATCTATCTCCCCCCGGTTATCGACCAAATCCTCGACGACCACCACGATGCGACCGAGGCGGCCATCGAGAGCGGACAACTCGACCTGTACATCCACGACGAGTTGCCATTCGGACTGGCCATCTTCGACGACCGCGTGGGCGTCGGTGGCTACGACGAAACCGGCGTCCTCCGGGTCTTCGCCGACACCGACTCCCCCCAAGTCCGGTCGTGGGCGGAATCGCTCTACGAGGAGTACCACGACAAAGCAACGTCGATTCGGGAGCACGACAACTGGGCGGGGTAA
- a CDS encoding FmdB family zinc ribbon protein, whose translation MRLMRRFGVAEKSDRPYECKRCETAFSVQYQVCPECGSYSVERDEWD comes from the coding sequence ATGAGGCTGATGCGACGGTTCGGCGTGGCCGAAAAGTCGGACCGTCCGTACGAGTGCAAGCGGTGTGAAACGGCGTTCTCGGTACAGTATCAAGTGTGTCCCGAGTGCGGCAGTTACTCCGTCGAGCGAGACGAGTGGGACTGA
- a CDS encoding tyrosine-type recombinase/integrase, protein MSDKKLGDAIAEYLTSIEAGNYRANAGSALKGWEHWLARERDVTHLDSVDVIDCRRYARHLKRQVRDGEVKSSTAHTYYAYVRAFLGFCEADELISRNPAAVSRATAELPEDTADADRQFWSARDRNAILSFMDRRVEEALDGEADVSRERAYRDRALVRLLALTGVRGAEVFRDPADDKRSGIAWDDVDIEGGSVRVFGKSREYEYAQLPRKAADALERYHRVYDPPTPRFPVFPTDHAPSKYRVAREALGEEFSESRVEKLLDENDIDDVIRDHEIVLPAISTRGARNLMKRLCESAGLDIDGEYLKPHGARRGLGHQLYSEGHAELAQSALRHASITTTHESYSNIRASETAERVDDVLDEG, encoded by the coding sequence ATGAGCGACAAGAAACTCGGCGACGCGATAGCGGAATATCTCACCAGCATCGAGGCGGGCAACTACCGCGCCAACGCCGGGTCCGCACTGAAGGGATGGGAGCACTGGCTGGCCCGCGAGCGCGACGTCACCCACCTCGATTCCGTTGACGTCATCGACTGCCGCCGCTACGCGCGACATCTCAAGCGACAGGTGCGCGACGGCGAGGTAAAATCGTCCACGGCACACACCTACTACGCCTACGTCCGGGCGTTTCTCGGCTTCTGTGAGGCGGACGAACTCATCTCCCGAAACCCGGCCGCAGTCTCGCGGGCGACGGCCGAACTGCCGGAGGACACCGCCGACGCCGACCGCCAGTTCTGGTCGGCCCGCGACCGCAACGCGATACTCTCGTTCATGGACCGCCGCGTCGAGGAGGCGCTGGACGGCGAGGCCGACGTCTCGCGCGAACGCGCCTACCGCGACCGCGCGCTCGTCCGACTGCTCGCGCTGACCGGCGTCCGCGGCGCGGAGGTGTTCCGCGACCCGGCGGACGACAAGCGGAGCGGCATCGCGTGGGACGACGTGGACATCGAGGGCGGTTCGGTTCGCGTCTTCGGCAAATCGCGCGAGTACGAGTACGCCCAACTGCCGCGGAAGGCGGCGGACGCGCTGGAGCGCTATCATCGGGTGTACGACCCGCCGACACCACGGTTTCCGGTGTTTCCAACCGACCACGCACCCTCGAAGTACCGAGTCGCGCGGGAGGCGTTAGGCGAGGAGTTTTCGGAATCGCGCGTCGAGAAATTACTCGACGAAAACGACATCGACGACGTGATACGCGACCACGAAATCGTCCTCCCCGCGATATCCACCCGCGGCGCGCGCAACCTGATGAAACGCCTCTGCGAGTCGGCCGGACTCGACATCGACGGCGAGTACCTGAAACCGCACGGCGCGCGGCGCGGACTGGGCCACCAGTTGTACAGCGAAGGACACGCCGAACTGGCCCAGTCGGCGCTCCGTCACGCCTCTATCACGACGACCCACGAGAGTTACTCGAACATCCGCGCCAGCGAGACCGCGGAGCGCGTGGACGACGTACTGGACGAGGGCTGA
- a CDS encoding DUF192 domain-containing protein codes for MTVHVVHRRDGAERRLVSRGEYVTDLGSRVGGLVRLAASGDHALVFEFDSVGDHRASTVLTPLALDVVWTTGGRVTRVARLPKWTGTARGTGDAVFEFSRGVADDVEAGDELFVRQSHSSRSTE; via the coding sequence ATGACCGTGCACGTCGTTCATCGACGGGACGGGGCGGAGCGGCGACTCGTTTCACGGGGCGAATACGTCACCGACCTCGGTTCGCGGGTCGGCGGACTGGTCCGACTCGCCGCGTCCGGCGACCACGCGCTGGTGTTCGAGTTCGATTCGGTCGGCGACCATCGGGCGTCGACGGTACTGACACCGCTCGCGCTCGATGTGGTCTGGACGACGGGCGGACGGGTGACGCGCGTCGCCCGGCTGCCCAAATGGACGGGGACGGCCCGCGGAACGGGGGATGCCGTGTTCGAGTTTTCGAGGGGCGTGGCCGACGACGTGGAAGCGGGCGACGAGCTGTTCGTTCGTCAGTCCCACTCGTCTCGCTCGACGGAGTAA
- a CDS encoding HalOD1 output domain-containing protein, translated as MSNSGKHTYPAETAPETYHTCHDWTDSKQLSTTVMTAIAEAMDADPTEIGPLYDRFDPDALDGLFSPRSDGAPRTGGRVGFTFEGYHVFIRSDGHISVRPLPDVGDVIDAPDVIDASDAPDASEGT; from the coding sequence ATGTCCAACTCAGGTAAGCACACGTACCCCGCGGAAACGGCCCCCGAAACGTATCACACGTGCCACGACTGGACCGACTCGAAACAGCTCAGTACGACCGTCATGACGGCCATCGCCGAGGCGATGGACGCCGACCCGACCGAAATCGGTCCGCTGTACGACCGATTCGACCCCGACGCGCTGGACGGGTTGTTCTCCCCGCGCAGCGACGGGGCTCCGCGAACCGGCGGTCGCGTCGGATTCACCTTCGAGGGGTATCACGTTTTCATCAGGAGCGACGGACACATCTCGGTCCGTCCGTTGCCCGACGTCGGCGACGTCATCGACGCCCCCGATGTCATCGACGCCTCCGACGCCCCTGACGCCAGCGAAGGGACGTAG
- a CDS encoding DUF4870 domain-containing protein has protein sequence MAVEPKTTTDVTESASSSSGTGLDENIAGALAYLFSPLTGILFFLLEGENEFVRFHAAQSIVFGVGLFAVYVGMTVFQMMLLLVPRLGGLLSLLFSLAYFVVGFAAFLTWLFLLYKAYSNERFALPVFGKLATRLA, from the coding sequence ATGGCTGTCGAACCAAAAACGACGACCGACGTTACCGAATCGGCCAGTTCGAGTTCCGGAACGGGACTCGACGAAAACATCGCCGGAGCGCTGGCGTATCTGTTTAGTCCCCTGACGGGTATCCTGTTTTTCCTCCTCGAAGGGGAAAACGAGTTCGTCAGGTTCCACGCGGCACAGAGCATCGTCTTCGGCGTCGGCCTGTTCGCGGTGTACGTCGGGATGACTGTCTTCCAGATGATGTTGCTCCTCGTTCCCCGTCTCGGCGGGTTGCTCTCCCTGTTGTTCTCGCTGGCGTATTTCGTCGTCGGCTTCGCCGCCTTCCTGACGTGGCTCTTCCTGCTGTACAAGGCGTACTCGAACGAGCGCTTTGCCCTCCCCGTGTTCGGCAAACTTGCGACCCGACTCGCGTAA
- a CDS encoding asparagine synthase-related protein: MPGVIGGTVSSRALGEMFDAMDDEEWYETAERSVGDCRIGLVHHGDRDPNGWTTWQDGARVGMLHGVVSNRAELGCSTADIFERVLADPDRTLPKLSGPFLLVAADRTTTIVASDKLGTRPCYYSSVDGFLFGSQLSSLVTRLHDPRVDERAVSDMLFMGYVFGRKTLVSDVRSLRPASYLRYEDGNVESHRYWEPDFGIAPQEGYVDEAVRRYRRVVGNVADTIDGRTGVWLSGGLDSRTLAAALKREIGSVRTFTYDNSATQEDRTGAERVAESLSLPNKFCEYSAGEFVDTIERGVDIMDGMLQWSFFVNLPPVLNDVSGQVDVLFEGSSQGEFFGDVLYRSYLTGKSSVDALVAQKGQLPPADVRTLLSSDISPTQSLGRVVEESTQPRREHRTLDALWELFADSHFRSNRLYRSQAGTRVPFADGEFMNHVARMPYQRYRIGSIPGTRGRIPSAVAPLKLEVARRVGGPSATVPYNRTNRPPTSPLALHAACFVADNVKKRLTGPDTCLMGRWYRTNATMRSFVDGLLDDACSREVFDSNAIRNLQHEHLDGHTDHLKPISAITTLELWLQKHLDAARPSAGQRVQVREAK; the protein is encoded by the coding sequence ATGCCCGGCGTAATCGGTGGTACCGTCAGCAGTCGAGCACTCGGTGAGATGTTCGATGCAATGGACGACGAGGAGTGGTACGAGACCGCGGAACGCTCCGTCGGTGACTGTCGAATCGGACTCGTTCATCACGGCGACCGCGACCCGAACGGATGGACGACGTGGCAGGACGGCGCGCGCGTCGGCATGCTCCACGGTGTGGTATCGAACCGCGCCGAACTGGGCTGTTCGACCGCCGACATCTTCGAACGGGTGCTCGCGGACCCCGACCGAACGCTTCCGAAACTCAGCGGTCCGTTTCTGCTCGTCGCCGCCGACCGCACGACTACCATCGTCGCGAGCGATAAACTCGGGACGCGGCCGTGTTACTACTCGTCCGTCGATGGGTTCCTGTTCGGCAGTCAACTCTCCTCGCTCGTCACACGGCTCCACGACCCGCGGGTCGACGAGCGGGCGGTGAGCGACATGCTGTTCATGGGCTACGTATTCGGCCGCAAGACGCTCGTGAGCGACGTTCGGTCGCTCCGCCCCGCGTCGTACCTCCGGTACGAGGACGGTAACGTCGAATCGCATCGATACTGGGAACCGGACTTCGGCATCGCTCCACAGGAGGGGTACGTGGACGAGGCCGTCCGGCGCTACCGCCGAGTGGTCGGCAACGTCGCCGATACTATCGACGGGCGAACGGGGGTGTGGCTCTCCGGCGGACTCGACAGCAGGACGCTCGCCGCCGCCTTGAAACGAGAAATCGGTTCCGTCCGAACGTTCACCTACGACAACTCCGCGACGCAGGAGGACCGCACGGGTGCCGAGCGCGTCGCAGAGTCGCTTTCCCTTCCCAACAAGTTCTGTGAGTACTCCGCCGGGGAGTTCGTCGATACCATCGAACGCGGTGTCGACATCATGGACGGGATGTTGCAGTGGTCGTTCTTCGTCAACCTTCCGCCCGTCTTAAACGACGTGTCGGGACAGGTGGACGTGCTGTTCGAAGGAAGCAGCCAAGGCGAATTCTTCGGCGACGTGCTCTATCGGTCGTATCTGACCGGCAAGTCGTCGGTCGATGCGCTGGTCGCCCAGAAAGGACAACTCCCCCCCGCTGACGTTCGAACCCTCCTCTCGTCGGACATCTCCCCCACGCAATCGCTCGGTCGCGTGGTCGAGGAGAGCACACAACCTCGGCGAGAACATCGCACGCTCGACGCGCTCTGGGAACTGTTCGCCGATTCCCACTTCCGGTCGAATCGACTCTACCGCAGTCAGGCCGGAACCCGCGTCCCCTTCGCCGACGGCGAGTTCATGAATCACGTCGCCCGGATGCCCTATCAGCGATACCGAATCGGCTCGATTCCCGGCACGCGCGGCCGAATTCCGTCGGCCGTCGCGCCCCTCAAACTCGAAGTGGCGCGGCGAGTCGGTGGACCGTCCGCCACGGTTCCGTACAACCGGACGAACCGACCGCCGACGTCGCCGTTGGCGCTCCACGCCGCCTGTTTCGTCGCCGATAACGTCAAGAAACGGCTTACCGGGCCGGACACCTGTTTGATGGGTCGGTGGTACCGGACCAATGCGACGATGCGGTCGTTCGTCGATGGCCTGTTGGACGACGCCTGTAGCCGCGAGGTCTTCGATTCGAACGCGATTCGGAATCTCCAACACGAACACCTCGACGGGCACACGGACCATTTGAAGCCGATTTCGGCGATCACGACGCTCGAACTCTGGCTCCAAAAGCACCTCGACGCCGCCCGTCCCAGTGCGGGTCAGCGCGTTCAGGTGCGCGAAGCGAAATAG